In the genome of Armatimonadota bacterium, one region contains:
- a CDS encoding PSD1 domain-containing protein, whose product MKPVRVQSVVLTALSVSVLAVGLAGARTPSAASKKATFEDDVLPVFKAHCFSCHTGAEAAAGLDLTRYESVIKGGASGQAVVAGKPDESLLTKRIVGTAAGPQMPMGFAPLSAAKIKAVRDWIAQGAAASGEKRAHWAYVAPKLPALPKVKDAKWPRGPLDRFILARLEKEGLKPSPEATKAALARRLFLDLTGLPPSPEAVAAFEADRRPDAYERLVDKLLASEHYGERMARPWLDLSRYADSDGYEADANRVAWTYRDWVIDAFNRNMPYDRFSIEQIAGDMLPSATIDQKIATGFHRNSMFNREGGVDPGEAQFYVVMDRVSTVSTVWLGSTLACARCHDHKYDPFSQKDFYAMVTVFGNTDYEKAGDANVGQEKWYEPNIEVPSQDQTVERDKLKKDLADADKDLAAAKTASAPAFQAWLTGSERNKVWTAPSDVTVSTVSGEVPEKLEDGSFLFTGPPPANDTYELTFTTGTPVTALRLEALPDSRLTMNGPGRSVSGNFILTNAVVAADTSPVPVSQVLASYTQGGYDPSRIAEAVPAGSWAVYGAIGKPSEIAFVLKSPIRPGRYKVSLSFGSKEWPQHLIGRLRLTTTTSPAPYVVPMNLQEALAKPARSKSEDDALFAFFQSVTPQTQALAQKRSQTAQALAKLEASIPKAMVVRERPTATPLVGNLHLRGEYLSKGDPVTAATPASLPPMPKAAPVNRLTVAKWLVSRENPLSARVEVNRLWELVFGRGLVETSEDFGTQGARPSHPELLDWLAVTFMEEGWDVKATMKRIVMSATYRQSSAATPDLLARDPKNVLLARGARYRMEAEMIRDNALTIGGLLSSKVGGPSVFPTQPDGVWDTPYNGEQWATSTRGDQYRRGLYTFWKRSSTYPAFMSFDATSREACTVRRLTTNTPLQALGLLNDQVSMDAARGLARRTGGVQAKARVSAMFRTCTARIPTEEESARLLKLYARLKDRYDKDPEAAAKLAKTPDDAAWTMVANTLLNLDETITRN is encoded by the coding sequence ATGAAGCCCGTTCGCGTGCAGAGCGTGGTCCTCACGGCCCTGTCCGTATCCGTCCTGGCGGTCGGATTGGCCGGCGCCCGGACACCGTCCGCAGCTTCAAAGAAAGCGACCTTCGAAGACGACGTGCTCCCTGTCTTCAAGGCCCACTGTTTCTCGTGCCACACGGGCGCCGAAGCAGCAGCCGGACTGGACCTCACCCGCTACGAAAGCGTCATAAAGGGCGGCGCGTCGGGCCAAGCCGTCGTCGCCGGAAAGCCGGACGAGAGCCTTCTGACCAAGCGGATCGTCGGTACCGCGGCGGGACCCCAGATGCCGATGGGGTTTGCCCCGCTCAGCGCCGCGAAGATCAAGGCCGTCCGCGACTGGATCGCCCAGGGGGCGGCCGCTTCCGGAGAGAAGCGCGCCCATTGGGCGTACGTGGCCCCGAAACTTCCGGCGCTGCCGAAGGTCAAGGACGCGAAGTGGCCACGCGGCCCGCTCGACCGGTTCATACTCGCCCGGCTTGAAAAGGAAGGGCTGAAGCCGTCACCTGAAGCCACCAAGGCAGCGTTGGCGAGGAGGTTGTTCCTCGACCTGACCGGACTTCCGCCAAGTCCGGAAGCGGTCGCAGCATTCGAAGCCGACCGACGTCCGGACGCGTACGAGCGACTCGTCGACAAACTTCTGGCGAGCGAGCACTATGGGGAACGCATGGCTCGGCCGTGGCTGGACCTCTCGCGGTACGCCGATTCGGACGGCTACGAAGCCGACGCCAACCGTGTCGCATGGACGTACCGCGACTGGGTCATCGACGCTTTCAACCGGAACATGCCCTACGACCGCTTCTCGATCGAGCAGATCGCCGGCGACATGTTGCCCTCGGCGACCATCGACCAGAAGATCGCGACGGGATTCCACCGGAACAGCATGTTCAACCGTGAAGGCGGGGTCGACCCCGGTGAGGCGCAGTTCTACGTCGTCATGGACCGCGTCAGCACGGTCTCGACCGTCTGGCTCGGTTCGACTCTCGCTTGTGCGAGGTGCCACGACCATAAGTACGACCCCTTCAGCCAAAAGGACTTCTACGCCATGGTCACGGTGTTCGGGAACACCGACTATGAGAAGGCCGGAGACGCGAACGTCGGGCAAGAGAAGTGGTACGAGCCGAACATCGAAGTCCCGTCGCAAGACCAGACCGTCGAACGCGACAAGCTGAAGAAGGACCTCGCAGATGCTGACAAGGACCTGGCTGCTGCCAAGACCGCGTCCGCGCCGGCGTTCCAGGCGTGGTTGACAGGCTCAGAGCGGAACAAGGTCTGGACGGCGCCCTCCGACGTGACCGTCAGCACAGTGTCGGGTGAAGTTCCGGAGAAACTCGAAGACGGATCGTTCCTCTTCACGGGACCGCCTCCGGCGAACGACACTTACGAATTGACCTTTACGACAGGCACGCCGGTGACGGCGCTTCGCCTCGAAGCCTTGCCCGACTCTAGACTGACGATGAACGGGCCAGGACGCTCCGTCAGCGGAAATTTCATCCTCACGAACGCCGTAGTCGCGGCGGACACGTCCCCTGTTCCGGTGTCCCAAGTCCTCGCTTCCTACACCCAAGGAGGCTACGACCCCTCGCGGATCGCGGAGGCTGTTCCGGCCGGGAGCTGGGCCGTGTACGGCGCGATCGGCAAACCTTCCGAGATCGCGTTCGTCCTCAAGTCCCCGATCCGACCGGGACGGTACAAAGTCTCGCTGTCGTTCGGTTCGAAGGAGTGGCCCCAGCACCTGATCGGCAGGCTCCGACTGACGACGACAACGTCGCCGGCGCCGTACGTCGTCCCCATGAACCTGCAAGAGGCCCTGGCCAAACCGGCCCGCTCCAAGTCCGAGGACGACGCGCTGTTCGCGTTCTTCCAGTCCGTGACGCCTCAGACGCAAGCGCTGGCGCAAAAGCGGTCGCAAACGGCTCAGGCCCTCGCCAAGCTCGAAGCATCGATCCCCAAGGCGATGGTCGTCCGTGAACGGCCGACGGCCACGCCGCTCGTCGGCAACCTCCATCTCCGGGGCGAATATCTGAGCAAAGGCGACCCGGTCACGGCCGCCACGCCCGCGTCCTTGCCGCCGATGCCGAAGGCCGCACCTGTCAACCGACTGACGGTCGCCAAGTGGCTCGTCAGCAGGGAAAACCCGCTGTCAGCGCGCGTCGAAGTCAACCGTCTCTGGGAACTCGTCTTCGGCAGGGGCCTCGTGGAGACGAGCGAGGACTTCGGGACCCAGGGTGCCCGTCCGAGCCATCCGGAGCTGCTCGACTGGCTCGCCGTGACGTTCATGGAGGAAGGCTGGGACGTCAAGGCCACGATGAAACGGATCGTGATGTCGGCGACCTACCGACAGTCCTCCGCCGCCACTCCGGACCTCTTGGCCCGAGACCCCAAGAACGTCTTGCTGGCCCGTGGCGCGCGGTACCGCATGGAGGCCGAGATGATCCGCGACAACGCCCTTACGATCGGCGGACTCTTGAGCTCCAAAGTCGGCGGCCCGAGCGTCTTTCCGACCCAGCCGGACGGCGTCTGGGACACGCCCTATAACGGCGAACAATGGGCGACCAGCACCCGCGGCGACCAGTACCGACGAGGCCTCTACACGTTCTGGAAGCGATCCTCGACCTACCCCGCCTTCATGTCGTTCGACGCGACCAGCCGCGAAGCCTGCACCGTCCGCAGACTGACGACCAACACGCCGCTCCAGGCCCTCGGGCTCTTGAACGACCAGGTCTCGATGGACGCCGCACGCGGCCTCGCCCGCCGCACCGGGGGCGTCCAAGCCAAGGCCCGCGTGTCCGCCATGTTCCGGACGTGTACGGCCCGAATACCCACGGAAGAAGAGTCGGCACGGCTTCTGAAGCTTTATGCGCGCCTCAAAGACCGGTACGACAAGGATCCGGAAGCGGCGGCCAAGCTCGCCAAAACGCCCGATGACGCTGCGTGGACGATGGTCGCCAACACCTTGCTGAACCTGGACGAGACGATCACAAGGAACTGA
- the mtaB gene encoding tRNA (N(6)-L-threonylcarbamoyladenosine(37)-C(2))-methylthiotransferase MtaB, with translation MPRAAFTTLGCKVNQYETQKILESFAEAGFDVVPFDAVADVYVLNTCSVTGQAESKSRYAVRRARRSNPDAKVVVTGCAAQMALNTTGQGMDGADLTVPNPDKAETLAAFLSAFPEIRPSGQVAARERPRSRSRATLKVQDGCDVLCSYCSIPFTRPGMKSRPWTDVLDEARNLAAQGYQEAVLTGVLIGAYGPESGSGGPGFEELVEMLALRSGLDRLRISSIEVHQVTDRIIGLATDGLVAPHFHVPLQSGDDVVLKDMNRRYDRTTFLTLVENLYRRVPDVSVTTDVMVGFPTETPERFASSVDVLERSRFLKAHVFRFSPRPGTPADAWGDPVAPEDKQERAKTLAEIGERTGREHSRRFLGRTLRAVVENRPGRDGLYDAVTDNWISVKVNAPASAAGTSSYVRLEEEVAGTVFGELTAASSPVSSLRTAQVPSAPLVG, from the coding sequence GTGCCCAGGGCCGCCTTCACGACGCTCGGATGCAAAGTCAACCAATACGAGACCCAGAAGATCCTCGAGTCGTTCGCGGAGGCGGGTTTCGACGTCGTTCCGTTCGACGCCGTCGCCGACGTCTACGTCCTGAACACCTGTAGCGTCACGGGGCAGGCCGAGTCTAAGAGCCGTTATGCGGTGCGCAGAGCCCGCCGCTCGAACCCGGACGCGAAGGTCGTGGTCACCGGGTGTGCCGCGCAAATGGCGTTGAACACGACAGGTCAGGGTATGGACGGCGCCGACCTGACGGTTCCGAACCCGGACAAAGCGGAGACCCTCGCCGCGTTCCTTTCGGCTTTTCCAGAGATCCGTCCCTCGGGTCAGGTTGCAGCGCGGGAGCGGCCCCGGTCCCGCTCACGGGCGACGCTCAAGGTCCAGGACGGCTGCGACGTGCTCTGCAGCTATTGCTCGATCCCGTTCACCCGGCCCGGGATGAAGAGCCGGCCGTGGACCGACGTCTTGGACGAGGCCCGGAACTTGGCCGCCCAAGGGTATCAGGAAGCGGTCCTCACGGGCGTCCTGATCGGTGCTTACGGTCCGGAGTCCGGAAGCGGGGGCCCCGGTTTCGAGGAGCTTGTCGAAATGCTCGCCCTCCGCTCTGGACTCGACCGACTTCGGATCAGTAGCATCGAAGTCCATCAGGTCACCGACCGGATCATTGGACTCGCCACCGACGGTCTCGTCGCGCCCCATTTCCACGTCCCCTTACAAAGCGGCGACGACGTCGTCCTGAAGGACATGAACCGCAGGTACGACCGGACGACGTTCCTGACCCTCGTCGAAAACCTCTATCGGCGCGTGCCGGACGTTTCCGTGACCACCGACGTCATGGTGGGCTTCCCGACGGAGACCCCGGAGCGGTTCGCTTCGAGCGTCGACGTACTGGAACGGTCGCGCTTTCTCAAAGCCCATGTCTTCCGGTTCAGCCCGCGGCCAGGAACGCCGGCCGATGCCTGGGGCGACCCCGTGGCCCCCGAGGACAAGCAGGAACGGGCCAAAACACTCGCCGAGATCGGGGAGCGGACGGGTCGCGAACACTCGCGCAGGTTCTTGGGACGCACGTTGAGGGCCGTCGTCGAAAACCGGCCAGGGCGCGACGGGCTTTACGACGCCGTCACCGACAACTGGATTTCGGTCAAGGTCAACGCTCCGGCCTCGGCCGCAGGGACGTCGAGCTACGTCAGGCTCGAGGAGGAGGTCGCCGGGACCGTCTTCGGCGAACTGACGGCCGCCTCGTCGCCGGTGTCGTCACTTCGGACGGCCCAGGTTCCGTCCGCGCCTCTCGTCGGCTAA
- a CDS encoding copper amine oxidase N-terminal domain-containing protein, with translation MKPLRTVLAGAALATMAVQAVAQPITVYVDDQPVWFADASPTKVNDRVMVPLRGVFEKLGADVRWNNDDLSVYASKGQKTVWLRIGDHQAKVDGATVMLDQPAMLRGGSTLVPIRFISEALGADVKWNDSLQAVYVTSAGGSGVGASDDGRWRNDNDRNRNNDDDRWRNNNDRDRDRDRNRGGQNPWRQVTFDANSVIPVTLDEPLNSRTARKGDTFMATVDTTGNADYNGLPRGTKVIGHVTQVRAMNDKKPGVLALEYDQIVAPNGDKFPIDGSLISLEDKNVEHKNGRIIAKDRAASNTQQSVIVGAGAGAVFALLTKGNLLTDTLIGGALGYVYDLIQKGDRRAADVDLKAGTQLGLKVDRDFVARIGT, from the coding sequence ATGAAACCACTTCGAACAGTCTTAGCAGGGGCGGCGCTGGCCACGATGGCCGTGCAGGCCGTCGCCCAACCGATCACCGTCTACGTCGACGACCAGCCCGTGTGGTTCGCCGATGCGAGCCCGACAAAGGTCAACGACCGCGTGATGGTGCCGTTGCGCGGTGTCTTCGAAAAGCTGGGCGCCGACGTCCGGTGGAACAACGACGACCTTTCGGTCTACGCCTCCAAGGGGCAGAAGACCGTCTGGCTCCGGATCGGCGACCATCAGGCCAAGGTCGACGGCGCGACCGTCATGCTCGACCAACCCGCGATGCTCCGAGGCGGCAGCACGCTCGTGCCGATCCGGTTCATCAGTGAGGCGCTCGGGGCCGACGTGAAATGGAACGACTCGCTCCAGGCCGTCTACGTGACGTCGGCGGGCGGTTCCGGAGTGGGCGCCTCCGACGACGGGCGATGGCGCAACGACAACGACCGTAACCGGAACAACGACGACGACAGGTGGCGGAACAACAACGACCGCGACCGCGACCGCGACAGGAACCGGGGAGGCCAGAACCCATGGCGCCAGGTCACGTTCGACGCGAACTCCGTCATTCCGGTCACGTTGGACGAGCCCCTGAACTCTCGGACAGCCCGAAAAGGCGACACGTTCATGGCGACCGTGGACACGACGGGTAACGCCGATTACAACGGCCTTCCCCGCGGTACGAAAGTCATCGGACACGTCACGCAGGTCCGTGCGATGAACGACAAGAAGCCGGGCGTGCTTGCGCTCGAATACGACCAGATCGTCGCTCCGAACGGCGACAAGTTCCCGATCGACGGCTCCTTGATCTCGCTTGAAGACAAGAACGTCGAGCACAAGAACGGACGGATCATCGCGAAGGACCGCGCGGCTTCGAACACGCAACAGAGCGTGATCGTCGGCGCCGGCGCGGGCGCGGTGTTCGCCCTTCTCACCAAGGGCAACTTGTTGACGGACACGTTGATCGGCGGCGCCTTGGGTTACGTCTACGACCTGATCCAAAAGGGCGACCGTCGCGCGGCTGACGTCGACTTGAAGGCGGGAACGCAGCTCGGTTTGAAGGTCGACCGGGACTTCGTCGCGCGGATCGGCACCTAA
- a CDS encoding thioredoxin family protein, producing the protein MKPPGAKRTPPFFAIWAFVGAAILLGGQPFRSHGTPPGWTTDLGAALAQAKKERKNVLVDFNATWCGPCQEYKEKVFPGPEFKKSTADMILVDLDVDKDQAAAAAHKIGPIPHIKILDPDGRTVAEVIGYDPIGLAGALATAKGK; encoded by the coding sequence ATGAAGCCGCCCGGAGCCAAACGGACCCCGCCCTTCTTCGCCATTTGGGCTTTCGTCGGCGCCGCCATCCTTCTCGGAGGGCAGCCTTTCCGTTCCCATGGCACGCCGCCCGGTTGGACGACCGACCTCGGGGCCGCCCTTGCACAAGCCAAGAAGGAACGCAAGAACGTCCTCGTCGACTTCAACGCGACCTGGTGCGGACCGTGCCAAGAGTATAAAGAGAAAGTCTTTCCAGGCCCCGAGTTCAAGAAATCGACCGCAGACATGATCCTCGTCGACCTCGACGTCGACAAGGACCAAGCCGCCGCAGCGGCCCACAAGATCGGCCCGATCCCCCATATCAAGATCCTGGACCCGGACGGACGCACGGTCGCCGAAGTCATCGGTTACGACCCCATCGGCCTCGCAGGCGCGCTGGCCACGGCCAAAGGCAAGTAG
- the lpxK gene encoding tetraacyldisaccharide 4'-kinase has product MSTRFESVWQEKGMEAWLLSPLAVLYAVGWTAYRSVYDLGLKHPFEPQIPVVTVGNVISGGAGKTPLTLTVERILREAGRRVVVSVSGYGSPRAESATAAPPGELDAAEWGDEAAMVRAIRPEADLIVGRDRVEAAKIAERGGPDRILLMDDGFQHLRLRQRTTLVVDPRPQNDFCLPAGPYREPRGSGLGRATIVLPNERFQLYRSPTSMDLVNGDAADLKSVKVGVLCALARPYRFSSSLESEGYEIAEARFLPDHDRLRQPDLLKPFDPGRPLIVTAKDWVKLRSRDDLGTRTVYAAGYEIFVRPEESFRDWLLERIDGGA; this is encoded by the coding sequence TTGAGCACCCGGTTCGAGTCGGTCTGGCAGGAAAAGGGGATGGAGGCGTGGCTTCTTTCCCCTCTGGCCGTCCTTTACGCGGTCGGTTGGACGGCTTACCGGTCGGTCTACGACTTGGGGCTGAAACACCCGTTCGAGCCTCAGATCCCGGTCGTCACTGTAGGGAACGTCATCTCGGGAGGAGCCGGAAAGACGCCGTTGACGCTCACCGTCGAAAGGATCCTGCGCGAGGCCGGACGGAGGGTCGTCGTCTCCGTCAGCGGCTACGGCTCCCCGAGGGCCGAATCGGCGACAGCCGCTCCTCCAGGAGAGCTGGACGCGGCCGAGTGGGGCGACGAGGCCGCCATGGTCCGGGCCATACGGCCGGAGGCGGACCTGATCGTCGGTCGCGACCGCGTCGAAGCCGCCAAGATCGCCGAGCGAGGAGGGCCCGACCGGATCCTGCTCATGGACGACGGCTTCCAGCACCTGCGACTCCGCCAGCGCACGACACTGGTCGTCGACCCCCGTCCGCAGAACGACTTTTGCCTCCCTGCGGGCCCCTATCGCGAACCGCGCGGTTCTGGGCTCGGACGTGCCACGATCGTCCTTCCGAACGAGCGGTTCCAGCTCTACCGCTCACCGACGTCGATGGACCTCGTCAACGGGGACGCCGCCGACCTCAAATCCGTCAAAGTCGGCGTCTTGTGCGCGCTCGCACGTCCTTACCGGTTCTCGTCCTCGCTCGAATCCGAGGGGTACGAGATCGCCGAGGCCCGGTTTCTGCCAGACCATGACCGCTTGAGACAGCCCGATCTGCTCAAACCGTTCGATCCGGGCCGGCCCCTGATCGTGACGGCCAAGGACTGGGTCAAACTGCGGTCTCGCGACGACTTGGGGACGCGCACGGTCTACGCGGCCGGGTATGAGATTTTCGTGCGTCCTGAAGAGTCGTTCCGTGACTGGCTCCTGGAGAGGATCGATGGCGGCGCTTAA